One window of the Terriglobia bacterium genome contains the following:
- a CDS encoding carboxypeptidase regulatory-like domain-containing protein — MKTKILLTGLVLLLATVAFAQSDRATITGTVKDATQAVVPGVQVRVTNVGTNDVTTTTTNSDGIYRVSNLPIGNYSIVFSKDGFKNLERNGLTLLVSQVATIDVALQVGTTGETVEVTAAAPMLQSEDAVISTNLTNNAISQLPINVQGSRNLSNFMFQFVPGVEGSDYSSHINGGIALTKEVMIDGSSAVSQLGGYISESQPPMEAVQEFEVDSAGISGDAGRSGGGVFRYEMKSGTNNFHGSLFGFMHSTALDALSAQNHLSAQNDPANAAAYLRKSDSLSDWGGGIGGPIIKDKLFFFAAFERYMQSMWSLGANTRTVPTDAMMGLNPDGSVASYANLSPMLSTNQPLGTDSCGNTVYLGGIFNPSTGCVFVGNMIPTSMISTTSAQILQLYHQYYQPESSNPANNAGQAYNPDPWFHNTQTSVKIDFNASDRHHINSSFYYDNYPRINADQGGVWSATAPYGGPMANSYWHNTTAPSFRISDSYTFSPHVLNVFHATFNRFRNPSSAVSQAGGWDSKLGLLNGAGNFPLIVFSSGMYTNWGNYQNGWAFSNLGSQFNDFYAGNTFIYSDEVDWNKGRHNMKFGAEFRAMQMNEHPDNNIFNNITFDPTSTAGAWWNYGWNTVGNAFASFLLGDVYLATEMPVDPEYGRRKSFALYATDDFKVNDRLTVNLGLRWDYNNPFKEKYGHWSSFVTGDVNTVTGSMGQYEYLTSGSQSFEKRQEWFNFAPHVGAAYRLNDKTVIRGNFSVFFVPLNMNQWGGVPYQQTGNPGYYQHAAQSNFNWDNGFQPVLSQVQTPDYTQWGTVSIDPRSLILGNTQQWNIGVQRELARDTKIDVNWIQSHSYHLHSGFLATNQPTLANLQAYINNGNACPANLANVPFAGGGPGWQCITPYPQAAVGYGPLFSVGSPLGNADYKSLQFTVTKRAGHGLSLMGSYNWSRTHGDVDSDMGEPWWAGNVQNIYDLATEAKGISGFDMTHIVKGYVIYDLPFGKGKMLFSGANSVADAIIGGWSLNGDFHYNTGTPIQLHSSNSYPGFNSVYVNLVPGCKFTNGSPALNKMWLNTDCFQNPTYGQMGTAGNYLSQVRNPGMATEDLGLHKAISMGERYKLALRLEFFNVFNRHNLAGPVTNMNDQNYGKIINYGNLGGRVGQFGARFTF; from the coding sequence ATGAAGACAAAAATTCTATTAACAGGATTGGTTTTGCTCCTGGCGACGGTTGCGTTCGCGCAATCGGACCGCGCGACTATCACAGGCACAGTGAAGGACGCCACGCAGGCAGTGGTCCCGGGCGTGCAGGTTCGCGTAACGAACGTCGGCACGAACGATGTCACCACCACGACGACCAACAGCGACGGAATCTATCGAGTTTCCAACCTTCCTATCGGCAACTACAGCATCGTGTTTTCGAAAGACGGATTCAAGAACCTGGAGCGCAACGGGCTGACACTTCTGGTGAGCCAGGTTGCGACAATCGATGTTGCGCTGCAGGTGGGGACCACAGGCGAAACCGTTGAGGTGACGGCTGCAGCACCGATGTTGCAGTCCGAAGACGCGGTAATTTCTACCAACCTCACCAACAACGCAATCAGCCAGTTGCCGATCAATGTGCAGGGGAGCCGCAACCTTTCCAACTTCATGTTCCAGTTTGTTCCGGGCGTGGAAGGGAGCGACTACAGCTCGCATATCAATGGCGGTATTGCCCTGACCAAGGAAGTGATGATCGACGGCAGTTCCGCTGTCTCGCAGTTGGGCGGCTACATCAGCGAGTCGCAGCCGCCAATGGAAGCCGTGCAGGAGTTCGAGGTTGACAGCGCCGGAATCAGCGGAGACGCGGGACGCAGCGGTGGTGGTGTTTTCCGCTACGAAATGAAATCCGGTACTAACAATTTTCACGGATCACTGTTTGGGTTCATGCATTCGACTGCTCTCGATGCATTAAGTGCGCAGAACCACCTCAGTGCTCAAAACGATCCTGCCAATGCGGCGGCATACCTTCGCAAGAGCGATTCCTTATCCGATTGGGGTGGCGGAATCGGCGGACCAATTATCAAAGACAAGCTGTTCTTCTTCGCGGCTTTCGAGCGCTATATGCAGTCCATGTGGTCGCTGGGCGCCAACACCCGCACGGTGCCGACCGATGCCATGATGGGTTTGAACCCCGACGGTTCGGTCGCGTCTTATGCCAATTTGAGCCCGATGCTTTCGACCAACCAGCCGCTCGGAACGGACTCTTGCGGAAACACTGTCTACCTGGGCGGGATATTCAATCCCTCGACTGGCTGCGTGTTTGTCGGCAACATGATTCCGACGAGCATGATCAGCACGACAAGTGCCCAGATACTGCAGCTCTATCATCAGTACTATCAACCGGAATCCAGCAACCCTGCGAATAATGCCGGCCAGGCATATAATCCCGATCCCTGGTTCCACAATACGCAAACCAGCGTTAAGATCGACTTCAACGCCAGCGACCGGCACCATATCAACAGCTCCTTCTATTACGACAACTATCCACGCATTAACGCCGACCAGGGCGGAGTATGGTCCGCCACCGCTCCGTATGGTGGGCCGATGGCGAACTCTTACTGGCACAACACCACTGCGCCGTCGTTCCGGATTAGCGACTCGTATACCTTTTCGCCGCACGTCCTGAACGTCTTCCATGCGACCTTCAACCGGTTCCGCAATCCCAGCAGTGCTGTTTCACAGGCGGGAGGATGGGATAGCAAACTCGGCCTCCTGAACGGCGCCGGCAATTTCCCGCTCATCGTGTTCAGCAGCGGTATGTACACCAACTGGGGCAACTATCAGAACGGGTGGGCGTTCTCGAATCTCGGTAGCCAGTTCAATGATTTCTATGCGGGCAACACGTTCATTTACAGCGACGAGGTTGATTGGAACAAGGGCCGCCACAATATGAAATTCGGCGCCGAGTTCCGCGCAATGCAGATGAATGAGCACCCGGATAACAACATCTTTAACAACATCACTTTTGACCCGACCTCGACGGCCGGGGCATGGTGGAATTACGGCTGGAACACGGTCGGTAATGCGTTCGCGAGTTTCCTGCTCGGCGATGTTTACTTGGCCACGGAGATGCCTGTGGATCCCGAGTACGGCCGCCGCAAGTCGTTCGCGCTGTATGCGACCGATGATTTCAAAGTCAACGATCGCCTGACCGTGAATCTCGGCTTACGTTGGGATTACAACAACCCGTTCAAGGAAAAGTACGGCCACTGGTCCAGCTTCGTGACCGGGGATGTAAACACGGTCACGGGCTCGATGGGCCAGTATGAGTACCTGACGAGCGGCAGCCAATCGTTCGAGAAACGGCAGGAATGGTTCAACTTCGCACCGCATGTTGGCGCGGCTTACCGTTTGAACGATAAGACTGTCATTCGCGGCAACTTCTCCGTGTTCTTCGTCCCCTTGAACATGAACCAGTGGGGCGGCGTACCGTATCAGCAGACGGGCAACCCTGGCTACTACCAGCACGCTGCGCAGTCGAACTTCAACTGGGATAACGGATTCCAGCCAGTGCTGTCGCAGGTTCAGACTCCCGATTACACTCAGTGGGGCACGGTCAGCATCGATCCACGCTCTCTCATTCTGGGCAACACACAGCAGTGGAACATCGGCGTGCAGCGAGAACTGGCGCGCGATACGAAAATTGATGTCAACTGGATTCAGAGCCACAGCTATCACCTGCATAGCGGGTTCCTGGCAACCAACCAGCCCACGCTGGCCAACCTGCAGGCCTATATCAACAACGGCAATGCATGCCCGGCCAACTTAGCAAATGTTCCGTTTGCGGGCGGTGGTCCGGGATGGCAGTGCATCACGCCCTACCCGCAGGCCGCCGTTGGATACGGCCCGCTCTTCTCGGTCGGATCGCCCTTGGGCAATGCCGATTACAAGAGCTTGCAGTTCACGGTTACAAAGCGCGCCGGACATGGGCTCTCGCTGATGGGCAGCTACAACTGGTCACGCACACATGGTGATGTTGATAGCGACATGGGAGAACCGTGGTGGGCGGGCAACGTCCAGAACATCTACGATCTCGCCACCGAAGCTAAGGGGATCTCGGGATTCGACATGACCCATATCGTAAAGGGTTATGTCATCTACGATCTTCCATTCGGTAAGGGCAAGATGCTGTTCTCCGGCGCCAACTCAGTGGCGGACGCGATTATCGGTGGATGGAGCCTGAACGGAGATTTCCACTACAACACGGGAACTCCGATCCAACTCCACTCTTCGAACTCGTATCCTGGCTTCAACTCTGTCTACGTGAACCTGGTTCCTGGCTGCAAATTCACGAACGGAAGCCCCGCGCTCAACAAGATGTGGTTGAACACGGATTGTTTCCAGAATCCCACGTACGGTCAGATGGGCACGGCCGGCAACTACCTCTCCCAGGTACGTAATCCCGGGATGGCGACGGAAGATCTCGGCTTGCACAAGGCAATCTCCATGGGCGAACGTTACAAACTCGCTCTCCGCCTGGAGTTCTTCAACGTATTCAATCGCCATAACCTGGCGGGTCCGGTCACGAACATGAACGACCAGAATTACGGCAAAATCATTAACTACGGTAACCTGGGTGGACGCGTGGGCCAGTTCGGCGCACGATTTACGTTCTAA
- a CDS encoding family 16 glycosylhydrolase — translation MKGKFILAFSLIAIIAMLACGGGSSTSSGGDGGGRSSAVSTPTISMTAQLNGGQLISMADSTSGTSIYFTLDGSTPTTSSALYVAPFLLTTNATLKAVAYAGSTGSQLASQSVSPNIGSGTLVWSDEFTNSTGANIGPNSTFWTYDTGAGGWGNQELETYCAWGSSTAPCDSNNPNVYVGTDGYLHIVAREPSTGVYTSARLKTQGLFSVLYGRVEARMLVPEGQGLWPAFWMLGNNIAKVNWPACGEQDIMEHINAPQPDWVAASIHGTNLNGSQQFFGAGGQTFSASEWHTYGMIWSPGRVEYYVDSPDNIYATYTTGQSGGVWPFDSGSGAFIILNLAVGGNWPGSPDGSTSFPSQVLVDYVRIYSN, via the coding sequence GTGAAAGGCAAATTCATACTGGCATTTTCTCTTATTGCGATTATTGCGATGTTGGCCTGCGGTGGCGGTTCGAGTACGAGTTCGGGGGGAGACGGCGGCGGTCGTTCGAGCGCGGTTTCCACCCCAACGATTTCGATGACCGCGCAGTTAAACGGCGGCCAACTCATCAGCATGGCGGATAGCACGTCCGGAACGTCGATCTACTTCACACTCGACGGCAGTACGCCCACTACAAGTTCCGCGTTATACGTGGCGCCATTCCTGTTGACCACAAATGCGACCTTAAAGGCTGTCGCCTACGCCGGAAGCACGGGAAGCCAGCTCGCCAGCCAAAGCGTTTCCCCGAACATTGGGTCTGGAACGTTGGTGTGGAGCGATGAATTCACCAACAGCACGGGGGCGAATATCGGGCCCAACTCGACGTTCTGGACGTATGACACCGGCGCAGGCGGTTGGGGAAACCAGGAACTGGAGACATACTGTGCCTGGGGTTCGTCGACCGCGCCATGCGACTCGAATAATCCCAACGTGTACGTCGGAACCGACGGTTATCTGCACATCGTCGCCCGAGAGCCTTCCACTGGCGTGTACACCTCCGCACGTTTGAAAACGCAAGGACTGTTCAGCGTTCTTTATGGGCGAGTCGAGGCGCGCATGCTGGTGCCCGAAGGGCAGGGGCTCTGGCCGGCGTTCTGGATGCTCGGCAATAACATCGCGAAGGTGAACTGGCCGGCATGCGGCGAGCAGGACATCATGGAGCACATCAACGCTCCTCAACCTGATTGGGTCGCCGCGTCCATCCATGGTACGAACTTGAATGGCTCGCAGCAGTTCTTCGGCGCCGGAGGGCAGACTTTCTCCGCCTCGGAGTGGCATACCTACGGCATGATCTGGTCCCCCGGCCGCGTCGAATACTATGTCGACTCGCCCGACAACATCTATGCGACCTACACGACAGGGCAGAGCGGTGGGGTGTGGCCCTTTGACTCCGGCAGCGGCGCCTTCATCATTTTGAATTTGGCCGTTGGCGGAAACTGGCCGGGATCGCCGGATGGTTCGACGAGCTTTCCATCACAGGTTCTGGTCGACTACGTTCGCATTTACAGCAACTGA
- a CDS encoding protein kinase: MGLTGGTRLGSYEIVSPLGAGGMGEVYRARDNKLGRQVALKVIPDAFAMDPERLARFEREAQLLASLNHPNIAALYGLEESQGTRALVMELVEGDTLAERLAHGPLPLDEAVACARQIAEALEYAHEHGVVHRDLKPANIKLLPDGTAKVLDFGLAKAQAADNAGGSPVSSPTLTAAATKMGMIIGTAAYMSPEQAKGRAVDRRSDIWSFGCVLYEMMAGKLAFQGETVTDTLAAVVRGEPDWILLPATTPVTLRRLIERCLRKDLKNRLQAIGDARIALEECLSGETAVPPPAAAAIAPRPRSALFMAVPWALAVVLALLSLLIWRPWKVSPAPQVVRLTADLGVEGDLYTAYGASAVLSPDATRIAYVVVDGNRVRHLWWRSLDEAKPKLLPGTDGARDPFFSPDGRWIGFFAENQLKKLAVEDGAIVSLCTITDDRGGAWGEDNTIIFAPQTRTSLMWIPAGGGTPTAISKLQGNEVTHRWPQFLPGGKVIIYTASDDGNNYENSNIIAQVIATGERKILYHGGYAPHYLPGGYLVFVHQGTLFGMRFDPGKLEVRSQPVPIVGGIVSAFGSAGSQMSFSNSGMAAYMAGNVNTSELFDVEWLNSRGKSSPLASAPKTYWALAFSPNGNLLALGIEEGGSQDILVDDYKRDVITRLTFGSPSNMYPEWTPDGKYVSFATDEPGAKFSLSWKRADGGGEKQVLLEDALRFGPVTWSPDRKSTVFTRITRGGADSDLFRATLEGNDKAGWKLGSIQPFVTATGLQTQPAFSPDGKWVAYQSNETGTWEIFVRPFPGPGGRWQVSQGGGFFPHWSAATHELFFENNEKQLMTAKYAATADTFSPSTPQMWSSVNLGVRGPVNTNFTVHPDGTRVAVLRDYSPTGKHEPMRITYVFNFTREVEEKLAGTVGK, encoded by the coding sequence TTGGGACTTACCGGTGGAACTCGCCTGGGCTCCTATGAAATCGTGTCGCCTCTCGGCGCCGGCGGCATGGGTGAAGTGTACCGTGCGCGCGATAACAAGCTTGGCCGCCAAGTCGCCCTCAAGGTCATTCCCGACGCATTCGCAATGGATCCTGAGCGATTGGCTCGTTTCGAACGGGAAGCACAGTTGCTTGCGTCTTTAAACCACCCTAACATCGCGGCGCTTTACGGATTGGAGGAATCCCAGGGAACGCGGGCGTTGGTGATGGAGTTGGTCGAAGGCGACACACTGGCCGAGCGGCTTGCGCACGGCCCACTGCCCTTGGATGAGGCAGTTGCTTGCGCACGACAGATCGCCGAAGCTTTGGAGTACGCGCACGAACACGGCGTCGTTCACCGTGACCTGAAGCCCGCGAACATTAAATTGTTGCCCGACGGAACGGCCAAGGTCCTCGACTTCGGGCTCGCGAAGGCGCAAGCGGCCGACAATGCAGGCGGTAGCCCAGTAAGCTCCCCAACCCTCACAGCCGCCGCTACAAAGATGGGCATGATCATCGGCACCGCAGCATACATGAGCCCTGAACAGGCAAAGGGCAGGGCGGTTGACCGGCGCAGTGACATCTGGTCATTCGGCTGCGTGCTCTACGAGATGATGGCAGGGAAGTTGGCGTTTCAAGGCGAGACAGTAACAGATACGCTGGCGGCGGTCGTACGTGGTGAGCCTGATTGGATCCTTCTGCCCGCCACTACTCCCGTTACCCTTCGCAGGCTCATCGAGCGTTGTCTCCGAAAAGACTTAAAGAATCGTCTGCAAGCCATTGGAGATGCCAGAATCGCGCTCGAAGAGTGCCTATCCGGCGAAACGGCAGTGCCGCCGCCCGCGGCTGCTGCCATTGCCCCACGACCGCGGTCCGCGCTCTTTATGGCTGTTCCGTGGGCGCTGGCAGTGGTGCTCGCCTTGTTGAGCCTTCTGATTTGGCGGCCCTGGAAAGTTTCGCCAGCCCCGCAAGTGGTTCGGCTTACGGCGGACCTCGGCGTCGAAGGAGATCTCTACACTGCCTATGGCGCTTCCGCCGTTTTGTCTCCCGACGCCACACGGATCGCATATGTCGTCGTAGATGGCAACCGCGTGCGTCACCTCTGGTGGCGCTCCCTCGATGAGGCGAAACCGAAATTGCTGCCGGGAACCGATGGCGCGCGAGATCCCTTCTTCTCTCCCGATGGACGCTGGATCGGCTTCTTTGCCGAGAATCAACTGAAGAAGCTTGCTGTTGAAGACGGGGCCATCGTCAGTCTCTGCACGATCACGGATGACCGCGGCGGCGCCTGGGGTGAGGACAACACCATTATCTTCGCACCCCAGACGCGCACGTCTCTGATGTGGATTCCGGCTGGCGGAGGGACTCCTACAGCGATTTCCAAACTGCAGGGCAATGAAGTAACCCATCGGTGGCCGCAGTTTCTCCCGGGCGGGAAGGTCATCATCTATACCGCAAGCGATGACGGCAACAACTACGAGAACTCCAACATCATTGCGCAGGTGATCGCAACCGGAGAACGAAAGATTCTCTACCACGGGGGCTATGCTCCCCATTACTTGCCCGGCGGATATCTCGTTTTTGTGCACCAGGGCACCTTATTCGGCATGCGGTTCGATCCCGGAAAACTTGAAGTCCGGAGTCAGCCGGTGCCCATTGTTGGCGGAATCGTCAGCGCGTTTGGCAGTGCTGGGTCACAGATGTCCTTTTCCAACTCCGGCATGGCCGCGTACATGGCCGGAAACGTCAACACCTCGGAGCTATTTGATGTCGAATGGTTGAACTCACGGGGTAAGTCTTCCCCTCTGGCGAGCGCACCAAAGACCTACTGGGCACTAGCCTTCTCACCGAACGGCAACCTCCTGGCGTTAGGGATCGAAGAAGGAGGGTCGCAGGACATTCTTGTCGACGACTATAAGCGCGACGTGATCACGCGCCTGACATTTGGGAGTCCCAGCAATATGTATCCGGAATGGACTCCGGACGGCAAATACGTCTCATTCGCAACGGACGAGCCTGGCGCAAAATTTTCCCTGTCGTGGAAGCGCGCCGACGGGGGTGGCGAGAAGCAAGTCCTGCTGGAAGACGCTCTCCGTTTTGGCCCTGTAACGTGGAGTCCTGATCGCAAATCGACGGTGTTCACCCGTATCACGCGCGGCGGAGCCGATTCGGATCTCTTTCGTGCCACGCTTGAAGGAAATGACAAGGCAGGATGGAAGCTTGGATCCATTCAGCCGTTCGTGACCGCGACTGGGTTACAGACTCAACCGGCGTTCTCCCCGGATGGAAAATGGGTCGCGTATCAGTCGAACGAGACCGGTACATGGGAAATCTTTGTCCGTCCCTTCCCCGGACCCGGAGGACGCTGGCAGGTTTCACAGGGAGGAGGTTTCTTTCCTCACTGGTCCGCCGCTACGCACGAGCTGTTTTTCGAAAACAACGAGAAGCAGTTGATGACCGCCAAGTACGCCGCTACGGCCGATACGTTTAGCCCCTCGACACCACAGATGTGGAGCAGTGTCAATTTGGGCGTCCGCGGGCCGGTCAACACCAACTTCACAGTCCATCCCGACGGAACTCGAGTCGCAGTCCTGCGCGACTACAGCCCAACCGGAAAACACGAACCGATGC